One region of Gigantopelta aegis isolate Gae_Host chromosome 7, Gae_host_genome, whole genome shotgun sequence genomic DNA includes:
- the LOC121377002 gene encoding 39S ribosomal protein L53, mitochondrial-like, with the protein MAFNKIAKLINTLQLRAVKQVKFSFDPFSENVRSIREVLYQLHFPRVLSTNQNVNLKVDVRSDRSEPVINIGFSDGQKLLFKTQHLTTLEILERIYKVCQDKDPKKGETPVVATKSLKKKK; encoded by the exons ATGGCGTTCAACAAAATAGCGAAATTGATTAATACGCTTCAACTAAGAGCTGTCAAACAAGTGAAGTTTTCTTTTGACCCTTTTTCTGAAAACGTTAGGTCAATAAG AGAAGTCCTGTACCAGCTGCACTTTCCACGGGTTTTGTCGACCAATCAGAACGTCAACTTGAAAGTGGACGTCAGATCTGACCGGAGTGAACCCGTTATTAACATCGGTTTCT ctGACGGACAAAAACTGTTGTTCAAAACACAGCACCTGACAACGCTAGAGATCCTGGAACGGATATACAAAGTCTGCCAAGACAAAGATCCTAAGAAAGGAGAAACTCCAGTCGTTGCAACTAAGAgcttaaagaaaaaaaagtga
- the LOC121377001 gene encoding transmembrane protein 60-like, which produces MAVMHRALFTWFTVLIFLILLVLRLDNKVLWNWFLIFTPLWLFDAVVIIYITVNMIVHCKNGYDRNDLTMPRKLWFMATVVLKLTFQVMLCLKWEYFSFISLYIIMIPFWLLTSGACLDVFRGLVKL; this is translated from the coding sequence ATGGCTGTGATGCACCGTGCCCTCTTCACGTGGTTCACGGTCCTCATATTCCTCATTCTGCTCGTGCTACGTCTCGACAACAAGGTCCTCTGGAACTGGTTCCTCATCTTCACGCCGCTCTGGCTCTTTGACGCCGTTGTCATCATCTACATCACCGTCAACATGATCGTGCACTGCAAGAACGGCTACGACCGCAACGACCTGACGATGCCGCGCAAGCTGTGGTTCATGGCGACGGTCGTGTTGAAGCTGACTTTTCAGGTGATGCTGTGTCTCAAGTGGGAGTACTTCAGCTTCATCTCGCTCTACATCATTATGATCCCATTCTGGCTGTTGACGTCCGGGGCCTGTTTAGATGTCTTCAGGGGACTGGTCAAGTTGTAA